A part of Sulfurimonas sp. HSL-1716 genomic DNA contains:
- a CDS encoding TonB-dependent receptor: protein MKNVHKIALSLAVVSALNLAYAEDLSLDSISVTATKFERETKEVPQSVSVVNTEQIEDKNVLNVKDAISTIPGVIAADKSGGYDSRLIIRGAGLKANYGIREVMVMRDGVPMTDPDSFTRMDFVDIDDMQSVEVFKGPGSIYAANASGGVVFIKSKSVFNTDNNRIKLGYGSFKSVNANIKASFEIDKSNYMGVSISRRQSDNDWREWNKFDTTQVSLKYGHFFEDDSSLEMELSYTDANLQLPQTLKQTGFDYYKDNGKTNDGDDEGAWQKSGRYSKTYFLNLKYEKDFGDITFRPQAYLTKWSHYHPVTGIINDADGNYVTGADLAFDYKHNMFNRKANLVFGLTARADIQDNAKKYQYRDYTTGFGGRITKVLSDKEGTLASTEDALSKLYGFYAQETVSPVDKLLIDIGLRYDALSFSADGNEITKYDYSSGKYVAGVGTYSISENYNLFSPKIGITYGLTDTLNVYGLIASANQAPTDNEIKANRAYDPTLASLKASTSTNYEVGLKERSKDLSMDFSVYYNAVRDEIVAVKDIFNNTYYKNAGKTRRIGAELSLDYVVADGLHVGGTGSYFDYTYVDYVSSDGDFSGNKQRFIPDYQYSLFSGFTTGGFSGRVEGVTYGPYYMDDANTEKYNGYTLVTNMMLAYKYKQNKIQLNINNLFDQRYATEAEKVAGFTTTYYYTPASPRFAMLTYTYEF from the coding sequence ATGAAAAACGTACACAAAATTGCTTTGTCTTTAGCGGTTGTTTCTGCTTTAAACTTGGCTTATGCCGAAGATCTGTCCCTGGATTCGATAAGTGTAACGGCAACAAAGTTCGAACGTGAGACAAAAGAGGTTCCTCAAAGTGTATCGGTTGTAAATACAGAACAGATCGAAGACAAAAACGTTCTAAACGTAAAAGATGCGATCAGCACTATTCCCGGTGTCATAGCAGCAGATAAAAGCGGAGGGTATGACAGCCGTCTGATAATCCGCGGAGCGGGATTAAAAGCGAACTACGGCATACGCGAGGTCATGGTCATGCGCGACGGTGTTCCGATGACAGATCCCGACAGCTTCACGCGTATGGATTTCGTGGATATCGACGATATGCAAAGTGTCGAAGTATTTAAGGGGCCCGGTTCCATATATGCGGCAAATGCGAGCGGAGGGGTCGTATTTATAAAATCAAAATCCGTATTTAATACGGACAACAACCGCATAAAACTCGGCTACGGTTCATTTAAGAGCGTAAATGCAAATATAAAAGCATCTTTTGAGATAGACAAATCCAACTACATGGGTGTAAGCATCTCCCGCCGTCAATCCGACAATGACTGGAGGGAGTGGAACAAATTCGATACAACGCAGGTGAGTCTGAAGTACGGACATTTTTTTGAAGACGATTCGTCGCTGGAGATGGAACTCTCCTACACAGACGCAAACCTGCAGCTTCCTCAAACCTTGAAACAGACGGGATTTGACTACTATAAAGACAATGGAAAAACAAATGATGGGGATGATGAGGGAGCTTGGCAAAAAAGCGGGCGCTACTCAAAAACCTACTTTTTAAATCTCAAATATGAAAAAGATTTCGGAGATATCACATTCAGACCACAGGCTTATTTGACGAAATGGAGCCATTACCATCCCGTAACGGGAATTATCAACGATGCTGATGGCAACTATGTGACAGGAGCAGATCTGGCATTTGACTACAAACACAATATGTTCAACCGTAAAGCGAATCTGGTCTTCGGATTGACGGCGAGGGCGGATATACAGGATAATGCAAAAAAATATCAATACCGCGATTATACGACCGGTTTTGGAGGACGTATAACGAAAGTTCTCTCCGATAAAGAGGGGACTCTTGCAAGTACCGAAGACGCTCTTAGCAAGCTTTACGGCTTTTATGCGCAAGAAACCGTTTCTCCCGTCGATAAACTTTTGATCGATATCGGTCTGAGATACGATGCTCTTTCGTTCAGTGCAGACGGAAACGAGATAACAAAATATGATTACTCATCGGGTAAATATGTAGCGGGTGTAGGTACATACAGCATATCTGAAAACTATAACCTCTTTTCGCCGAAGATAGGTATCACCTACGGTCTTACTGATACGTTGAACGTTTACGGGCTTATTGCTTCTGCAAACCAAGCACCGACGGACAACGAGATCAAAGCAAACCGTGCCTACGATCCTACGCTTGCCTCTTTAAAAGCTTCTACTTCGACGAACTATGAGGTCGGTTTAAAAGAAAGAAGCAAAGACTTGAGCATGGACTTCTCTGTTTACTATAACGCAGTCAGAGACGAGATAGTGGCGGTCAAAGATATATTTAACAACACTTATTATAAAAATGCCGGGAAAACAAGACGCATTGGAGCCGAACTCAGTTTGGACTACGTAGTAGCAGACGGTCTGCATGTCGGAGGAACAGGCTCGTATTTTGATTATACCTATGTCGATTATGTGAGTTCCGATGGAGATTTTTCCGGTAACAAACAGAGATTTATCCCGGATTATCAATATTCTCTTTTCAGCGGCTTTACGACAGGCGGTTTCTCCGGACGTGTAGAGGGCGTCACTTACGGTCCTTACTATATGGATGATGCAAATACGGAAAAATACAACGGATACACGCTGGTCACGAACATGATGCTCGCATATAAATACAAACAAAACAAGATACAGCTCAACATCAACAATCTTTTTGATCAAAGATATGCGACCGAGGCTGAAAAAGTAGCAGGATTCACTACAACCTATTACTACACTCCGGCGTCGCCTCGTTTTGCGATGCTGACGTATACTTACGAGTTCTAA
- a CDS encoding alpha/beta hydrolase codes for MIYLLFFIATILILAVFLYQVQYFIVFDPKKHRKEELDEKFSLLEIKAEDGTLLEGAEYCPLNFKHTLFYVGGRSQDTVGLIHKLSRSFEDCRILTFNYRGYGDSKGMPSEQNIYGDVLHVAKRFLAHYGDFSIIGFSIGSSAAAYAASKLKVQRLFLLGGFDSVRNIFLKRGFPSFLIKYDFNTALYVKDVDADTYLISSQDDDVVPIENARNLKSRIKKLTEYKELSGCSHDEILFSDETINLVKRVLS; via the coding sequence ATGATATATTTACTTTTTTTTATCGCAACGATCTTGATACTGGCGGTCTTTTTATATCAGGTGCAGTACTTCATAGTGTTTGATCCGAAAAAACACCGAAAAGAGGAGCTTGACGAAAAGTTTTCTCTTTTGGAGATAAAAGCAGAAGACGGCACTTTGCTCGAAGGAGCGGAGTATTGTCCTTTGAACTTTAAACATACGCTTTTTTATGTCGGCGGCCGATCTCAAGATACGGTCGGACTTATCCACAAGCTTTCCCGTAGTTTTGAAGATTGCAGGATACTGACTTTCAATTACCGCGGATACGGCGATTCAAAAGGCATGCCTAGCGAACAGAACATTTACGGCGACGTTTTACACGTCGCAAAAAGATTTTTGGCACATTACGGAGATTTCAGTATAATCGGGTTTTCCATAGGAAGCAGCGCCGCCGCGTATGCGGCTTCGAAGCTCAAAGTACAGCGGTTGTTCTTGCTGGGCGGATTTGACAGTGTCAGGAATATTTTTTTAAAAAGGGGATTTCCCTCTTTTTTGATAAAGTACGATTTTAACACAGCCTTATATGTTAAGGATGTCGATGCAGATACCTATCTGATATCAAGCCAAGACGACGATGTCGTGCCGATAGAAAACGCGCGCAACCTCAAGAGCAGAATAAAAAAACTGACGGAATACAAAGAGCTTTCAGGCTGCAGCCACGATGAAATCTTGTTTTCGGATGAGACGATAAATCTAGTAAAAAGGGTACTAAGTTGA
- a CDS encoding nitrous oxide-stimulated promoter family protein — MEQNKFETEVKTLKSFFETYCHSNEHENRVINSSVCTHKDFSYTVELDLCGKCRTLIDYSIKRLEECPHEIKPRCRTCPNPCYEKNEWKKLAKVMRYSGVRLGVVKVKEKMKSILKFKP; from the coding sequence ATGGAACAAAATAAATTTGAAACCGAAGTCAAAACCTTAAAAAGCTTCTTTGAAACCTACTGTCACTCAAACGAACATGAAAACAGAGTTATAAACTCCTCTGTATGTACCCATAAAGATTTTTCCTATACGGTGGAACTCGACCTTTGCGGGAAGTGCCGAACGCTTATAGATTATTCCATTAAAAGGCTAGAAGAGTGTCCTCATGAGATCAAGCCAAGATGCAGAACATGCCCGAACCCATGTTATGAAAAGAACGAATGGAAGAAGCTGGCTAAAGTTATGCGCTACAGCGGCGTAAGACTCGGAGTCGTAAAAGTAAAAGAAAAGATGAAGAGTATTTTGAAATTTAAGCCCTAA
- a CDS encoding PepSY-associated TM helix domain-containing protein, with translation MVKAVTLHKIAGIGTGLVLLLLGITGFFLDHKQWDFLYTTTFKHLPKAALEEDKRLFEAYWQDPVSPKHNIIGGKRGIFETFDGGATYRKMSNIQCQAIKDDKNKMFAATSDGIYVLKDSIWSNYALSGEYVNALCLSPNDIVAVVDKREIVRLTKTDAQILGRSSVKISSSKLQEAITLSRLVRDLHYGRGLLEGDWSLYINDYGALFLTALAFGGYLIWWLIHKKKAPKVTRKLIRLHSNVFSLAALIPLVILAVTGVFLDHANTLARFMASVKIPHAILPPVYSTLQHDIWSVDFDGKIYRIGNRYGVYKSEDLRDWEMESKGFAFRMIRKDNVLYVSGMGSSNRKYDGRWERLNNTPHMFRDVVNNNGKISYFAATNDKFTLPVFKDATLYSLFFTLHDGTFFASWWIWINDISVLAFFVLGATGVIRWYKRRRSHIKKKIPV, from the coding sequence ATGGTAAAAGCCGTTACCTTACATAAAATTGCCGGGATCGGCACAGGGCTCGTTTTACTCCTTTTGGGTATCACGGGCTTTTTCCTCGACCATAAACAATGGGATTTTTTATATACGACTACATTCAAACATCTTCCAAAAGCGGCACTAGAGGAGGATAAACGATTATTTGAAGCCTATTGGCAGGACCCGGTATCTCCAAAACATAATATCATTGGCGGAAAACGGGGTATATTCGAGACATTTGACGGAGGAGCAACCTACCGTAAAATGTCAAATATTCAATGCCAGGCGATCAAAGACGACAAAAATAAGATGTTTGCAGCTACCTCCGATGGTATCTATGTACTAAAAGACTCTATATGGAGCAACTACGCATTGTCCGGCGAATATGTAAACGCTCTTTGCCTGTCACCAAACGACATTGTCGCCGTTGTCGATAAGCGCGAGATAGTAAGGCTTACAAAGACCGATGCACAGATACTCGGCCGAAGCAGCGTTAAAATATCATCCTCGAAACTGCAAGAGGCTATTACCCTCTCAAGGCTTGTCAGAGACCTGCATTACGGCAGAGGTTTGCTTGAGGGTGACTGGTCGCTGTACATCAATGACTACGGAGCTCTTTTTCTTACTGCACTGGCATTTGGAGGCTATCTCATCTGGTGGCTGATACATAAGAAGAAAGCTCCCAAAGTCACCAGAAAGCTTATACGTCTGCATTCAAATGTTTTTTCGCTGGCGGCTCTTATACCGCTTGTCATACTGGCGGTGACAGGAGTATTCTTAGACCATGCAAATACGCTGGCAAGATTTATGGCATCGGTGAAGATACCGCATGCAATACTGCCTCCCGTATATTCTACCCTGCAGCATGATATCTGGTCGGTGGACTTTGACGGTAAGATATATCGCATAGGCAACAGATACGGTGTATATAAAAGCGAAGATCTGCGCGATTGGGAAATGGAGAGCAAAGGCTTTGCGTTTCGCATGATCAGAAAGGACAATGTGCTGTATGTAAGCGGAATGGGTTCATCCAACCGTAAATATGACGGCAGATGGGAACGTTTAAACAACACGCCCCATATGTTCAGAGATGTCGTGAACAATAACGGCAAAATTAGCTATTTTGCGGCTACAAACGACAAATTTACCCTGCCTGTTTTTAAAGATGCAACGCTGTACTCTTTGTTTTTTACTCTGCATGACGGAACTTTTTTTGCCTCTTGGTGGATTTGGATAAACGATATTTCCGTTCTGGCTTTTTTCGTTCTTGGCGCCACGGGCGTTATCCGTTGGTACAAAAGACGCAGAAGTCATATCAAAAAGAAAATCCCGGTATGA
- a CDS encoding class II SORL domain-containing protein — protein MPKINKYVDIDTVEREAKKDYIDRHSPFIHCAKEAKKGEMFAVTVKMGNEYPHPDDFDHYIANMALYNGEVLLARADFVAGTLGNEKSHTEVTFNIRPMGKKLDLVAHAYCTKHGVWESTPVEVTVVD, from the coding sequence ATGCCAAAGATCAACAAATACGTCGACATAGACACGGTAGAACGCGAAGCGAAAAAAGACTATATCGACCGCCATTCACCGTTTATCCATTGTGCTAAAGAAGCCAAAAAAGGAGAGATGTTCGCAGTAACCGTAAAAATGGGTAACGAATATCCTCATCCAGATGATTTTGACCACTATATAGCAAACATGGCTCTTTATAACGGTGAAGTCCTTTTAGCAAGAGCAGATTTTGTAGCGGGTACTTTGGGAAATGAGAAATCTCATACGGAAGTAACTTTCAATATCCGCCCTATGGGGAAAAAACTTGATCTTGTAGCTCATGCCTACTGTACAAAACACGGTGTGTGGGAATCAACGCCGGTTGAAGTAACCGTCGTCGACTAA
- the glyS gene encoding glycine--tRNA ligase subunit beta produces MLKPLLIEIGVEELPAVPLLKELKNIEKKWLKILEENSLISEFEFYYTPRRLVLWHREFKTSQEDSELEFFGAPMAMAYKDGEPTPAALGFAKKCGVDISEIGKGEKGGKEVLYYKKEIKGRASAELLPVMIEEWVKSLDFGKAMRWGSLSESFIRPIRWVNVMFDDDLVDMKLFDVVSSKQTYVHRISSFEVKDISTIAEYFETLKNGAVTLYPDERKKNILAQFEKLQNEQDIEIEIDEDLLEEVVAITEHPTALVGNFDEAFLRLPPEVIITSMKEHQRYFPVFKSGKLVNSFVVVSNALTDDFSKVVEGNEKVLRPRLADGLFFYDNDLKRGLTLDGLEKVVFMDGLGTLKEKIKRETLIAKELFHLYKDDIKGDEDIVERAITLAKADLMSEMVYEFTELQGIMGYYYALALGEKSEVALAIKEQYLPEGEESDVPSTPLSAIISMSIKLDTLIGLFSIEQIPTGSRDPFALRRAVNGIVRIVNEHKLKFDIVKTFTQLASNYKAFDLSKLEEFFLERLRQYYKVNPSIIEAVLASGERELLAIGKKIAAVETMVQSESFAQTFSTFKRLANITKDMDMSQELSVNPALFEDDAENELFNAYIAVLAGDYASYIEELDMLLELKPQLDAFFDNVMVNADDEEVRNNRKSLVALIYKSFLHIADIKEISVS; encoded by the coding sequence ATGTTAAAACCTTTACTAATCGAAATAGGAGTGGAAGAGCTGCCGGCGGTTCCGCTTTTAAAAGAGCTGAAAAATATTGAAAAAAAATGGTTAAAGATACTGGAGGAGAACTCTCTTATCAGCGAGTTCGAGTTTTATTACACTCCCCGCCGTCTGGTTCTTTGGCATAGAGAGTTCAAGACATCTCAAGAAGACAGTGAATTGGAGTTTTTCGGAGCTCCGATGGCTATGGCATATAAAGACGGCGAGCCTACGCCCGCGGCACTCGGTTTTGCTAAAAAATGCGGTGTGGATATCAGCGAGATAGGCAAGGGTGAAAAGGGCGGAAAAGAGGTTCTCTACTACAAAAAAGAGATCAAGGGAAGAGCTTCTGCAGAGCTTCTGCCTGTGATGATAGAGGAGTGGGTAAAATCTCTGGATTTCGGTAAAGCGATGCGCTGGGGAAGTCTTAGCGAGAGTTTTATCCGTCCGATCAGATGGGTAAACGTCATGTTTGACGATGATCTTGTCGATATGAAGCTTTTTGATGTCGTATCGTCAAAACAGACCTATGTGCACAGAATCAGCTCGTTTGAGGTAAAAGATATATCTACGATAGCCGAGTATTTCGAGACACTGAAAAACGGTGCGGTAACGCTGTATCCGGACGAAAGAAAGAAAAATATCCTTGCACAGTTTGAAAAACTGCAAAACGAACAAGATATAGAGATCGAGATAGATGAAGATCTGCTTGAAGAGGTCGTGGCTATTACAGAACATCCGACAGCTCTTGTCGGTAATTTCGACGAGGCGTTCTTGCGTCTTCCTCCAGAAGTTATCATTACATCTATGAAAGAGCATCAACGCTATTTTCCCGTCTTTAAAAGCGGCAAACTTGTAAACAGTTTCGTTGTGGTTTCAAACGCTTTAACGGATGATTTTTCCAAAGTGGTCGAGGGAAATGAAAAAGTACTGCGTCCGCGTCTTGCAGACGGTCTTTTCTTCTATGACAACGATCTCAAACGCGGACTTACGCTTGATGGTTTGGAAAAAGTCGTGTTCATGGATGGTCTTGGAACGTTAAAAGAGAAAATAAAACGTGAAACTCTTATAGCCAAAGAGCTGTTTCATCTTTACAAAGATGATATCAAAGGAGACGAAGATATCGTAGAACGTGCCATCACGCTGGCAAAAGCCGATCTTATGAGCGAGATGGTCTATGAGTTTACCGAACTCCAGGGAATCATGGGGTACTACTATGCGCTTGCTCTGGGTGAAAAGAGCGAAGTGGCGCTTGCCATAAAAGAACAGTACCTGCCGGAGGGTGAAGAGAGTGACGTTCCTTCGACTCCATTGAGCGCTATCATCTCCATGTCCATTAAGCTCGATACGCTTATAGGGCTTTTCAGTATCGAACAGATCCCGACAGGATCGCGTGATCCGTTCGCACTCCGCCGTGCGGTCAACGGGATAGTGCGAATAGTCAATGAACACAAACTGAAGTTTGATATCGTCAAAACGTTCACGCAGCTTGCGTCCAACTATAAAGCGTTTGATCTTTCTAAACTTGAAGAGTTCTTCTTGGAGCGTTTAAGACAGTACTACAAGGTAAATCCGTCGATCATCGAAGCTGTTCTGGCTTCTGGAGAACGTGAACTTTTAGCGATAGGCAAGAAGATAGCCGCGGTCGAGACAATGGTGCAAAGCGAGAGTTTCGCGCAGACATTCTCAACTTTCAAACGTCTTGCCAACATCACAAAAGATATGGACATGAGTCAGGAGCTTTCGGTAAACCCGGCTCTTTTTGAAGATGATGCGGAAAACGAGCTCTTTAATGCTTATATCGCCGTATTGGCGGGAGATTATGCAAGCTACATCGAAGAGCTCGATATGCTTTTGGAATTAAAACCGCAGCTGGATGCATTTTTTGACAACGTCATGGTAAATGCCGATGACGAAGAGGTCAGAAACAATAGAAAATCCCTTGTAGCACTGATATATAAAAGCTTCCTGCATATAGCGGATATTAAAGAGATATCCGTTTCCTAA
- a CDS encoding 4Fe-4S binding protein, protein MVDYVKRAKSDIFGWPLLGVLFKNKTALFLVRTFVMFLFVSALYFGFTYPSLQQNPYTTAVFWSLFWPFFMIVSLALIGPAFCGICPHGVMGRFISRFSLNKEMPKWLRHRGIGLGILLFAYWTPAYLFPDLLKSPFTSSLLFLVLTIFAAGNYYLFKEMSYCKYLCPIGSVTKGYGKMGMTQLQTYKDECSECKTFDCASACTYGLQPYLFEKRNSMRDCTLCMDCAQACEAVSFSFVRPASTLSKNINDRSTSHTWVFVLLLAVILITMRFHHGLGHSSIKTTLPWYKTGKWMESFMPAGVDWVGFSALSMALVSTFVLVFGGFYIASKIVKADYKEFLHSMSYALIPLMLISSLSHIGTFFFVSYSGELAKAYLWLMGSEHIVKPLASFKDGWVHSFGILGYVAAIWSMILMYTRTGLFTSSLKVRLTAAFFSSLIIFFDLFLLIVQSKVVHH, encoded by the coding sequence ATGGTTGATTACGTAAAAAGAGCCAAGAGCGATATCTTCGGCTGGCCTCTCTTGGGAGTTCTGTTTAAAAACAAAACGGCGCTGTTTTTGGTAAGAACATTCGTGATGTTTTTGTTTGTGTCTGCTTTGTATTTCGGGTTCACATATCCCTCATTGCAGCAAAATCCATATACGACGGCTGTTTTTTGGTCTTTATTCTGGCCTTTTTTCATGATCGTTTCCCTCGCACTGATAGGTCCTGCATTTTGCGGGATCTGCCCTCATGGCGTTATGGGGAGATTCATAAGCCGTTTTTCTCTGAACAAAGAGATGCCCAAATGGCTGCGTCACCGCGGCATAGGACTTGGAATACTGCTTTTTGCCTACTGGACGCCCGCATATCTTTTTCCCGATCTTTTAAAATCGCCTTTTACATCTTCCTTGCTGTTTTTGGTATTGACGATATTTGCGGCGGGGAACTATTATCTTTTTAAAGAGATGAGCTACTGCAAATACCTCTGTCCCATCGGTTCGGTTACAAAGGGATACGGAAAAATGGGTATGACGCAGCTGCAAACATACAAAGATGAGTGCTCGGAGTGTAAGACCTTTGATTGTGCTTCTGCCTGTACATACGGTCTGCAACCCTATCTGTTTGAAAAAAGGAACTCCATGCGCGATTGTACTTTATGTATGGATTGTGCACAGGCTTGTGAAGCGGTATCTTTTTCTTTTGTCAGACCGGCATCGACCTTAAGCAAAAATATCAATGACAGATCGACTTCGCATACATGGGTGTTTGTTTTACTGTTGGCGGTCATTCTCATAACCATGCGCTTTCACCATGGGCTGGGGCACTCCTCCATCAAGACGACGCTTCCATGGTACAAAACAGGCAAATGGATGGAGAGTTTTATGCCTGCAGGCGTAGACTGGGTCGGATTTAGTGCTTTATCCATGGCGCTTGTCTCTACTTTTGTTTTGGTATTTGGAGGTTTTTATATAGCTTCGAAGATAGTAAAAGCGGATTATAAAGAGTTTTTGCACTCTATGAGCTACGCTCTTATACCGCTTATGCTCATAAGTTCTCTGTCTCATATCGGGACTTTCTTCTTTGTAAGCTACAGCGGTGAACTTGCAAAAGCGTACCTATGGCTGATGGGCAGCGAGCATATTGTAAAGCCTTTGGCATCGTTTAAAGACGGCTGGGTGCATAGTTTCGGTATTTTAGGGTATGTGGCTGCGATCTGGAGCATGATCTTGATGTATACGCGTACGGGGCTTTTTACGTCCTCGTTAAAAGTCAGGTTGACGGCGGCTTTTTTTAGTTCGCTTATAATATTTTTTGATCTGTTTTTATTGATAGTGCAGTCTAAAGTCGTACATCATTGA
- a CDS encoding TonB-dependent receptor, giving the protein MKKTIITLSFAAMAVLADSSVIELSPVSVTATGSEEKVLAQPLSISKKSESEIKLDQVIFQKDLLNSLAGVRIVQTGSVIGNTTSIRMPNNTDSYYLFMQDGIPVQSSGFFNHNGLAYTTFESATSVDVLKGPGTALYGSDAVAAVINVQSVKKPSKQKEITFKGMGGSNGYGSTFLEVSDTVDENSSYRANVNYMHSDGWRDHTNTDRFEANVRYDHKINSDNDVKVIFNTSYTDAEQADTFNDYDNIKNGSTAASDDATYFSALQQTDVRRKFDYARLSAEFTNYSFNDLDISFTPYLRYNRNRYVATWEKNLPSNDNKMFTAGFLQKNKYTTSWGRLIGGVDAEFTKSTLLYNQDFDITTGGKTYLQGAIYDYDVNYMAIAPYIHGEYDITSDLMLSAGLRYDYNQYEYKNNLTADSTDASGVYYRPGDRNDHFSHLSPKLSLNYKINKDTNIYARYANGFRIPQSTLLYSMKAGYENVKLDPETSNTYEIGIKSEMGKKSYTELAAYYMTINDTITKYRDIPSGYYYYDNGGSTTHKGVELTTQIQATDEWAARIAYSYSMHNYVNDSNYGDNEISQAPNNTGNARLVYTPKNIKGLSVMGEYIYVGSYWMDDAHTVDKYKGYGIGNLKADYVYSKHLSLFAKITNITDERYAVSASYAYGKSDYTPGDPRQFYAGLSYLW; this is encoded by the coding sequence ATGAAAAAAACAATAATCACCCTTAGTTTTGCAGCTATGGCGGTACTAGCCGATTCTTCCGTCATCGAGTTGTCGCCGGTAAGCGTAACGGCGACGGGAAGTGAAGAAAAAGTCCTTGCTCAACCGCTGAGCATATCCAAAAAAAGCGAAAGCGAGATCAAGCTCGATCAGGTAATATTCCAAAAAGACCTTCTTAACTCTCTTGCGGGTGTGCGCATAGTGCAGACCGGTTCGGTTATCGGTAATACAACCTCCATACGTATGCCTAACAATACGGATTCTTACTATCTGTTCATGCAAGACGGCATACCGGTACAGTCATCGGGCTTTTTCAACCACAACGGTCTGGCATATACTACTTTTGAATCCGCGACGTCTGTGGATGTGCTCAAAGGCCCGGGTACGGCGCTATACGGTTCCGATGCGGTGGCAGCGGTCATAAATGTACAATCGGTAAAAAAACCCTCAAAACAAAAAGAGATCACCTTTAAAGGGATGGGAGGCAGCAACGGATACGGTTCCACTTTCTTGGAAGTAAGCGATACCGTCGATGAGAACAGCTCATACCGCGCGAACGTGAACTATATGCACAGCGACGGCTGGCGCGACCATACGAATACAGACAGATTCGAAGCAAATGTCCGTTATGATCATAAAATAAATAGCGACAACGATGTCAAAGTCATCTTCAATACAAGTTACACCGACGCAGAACAGGCAGATACCTTCAATGATTATGACAACATAAAGAACGGTTCGACCGCCGCGAGCGATGACGCTACCTATTTTAGCGCTCTTCAGCAGACGGATGTGAGAAGAAAATTTGACTATGCCCGTCTCAGTGCGGAATTTACCAACTATTCGTTTAACGATCTGGATATATCGTTCACGCCGTATCTCCGCTATAACAGAAACAGATATGTCGCTACATGGGAGAAGAACCTTCCAAGCAACGACAACAAAATGTTTACCGCCGGTTTTTTACAAAAGAACAAATATACAACCTCTTGGGGCCGTCTGATAGGAGGAGTCGATGCAGAGTTCACAAAGTCCACGCTTTTGTATAATCAGGATTTCGATATCACGACCGGAGGCAAGACATATCTGCAAGGCGCCATTTACGACTATGATGTAAACTACATGGCCATAGCTCCTTACATACACGGCGAATACGATATCACCAGCGATCTCATGCTGAGCGCGGGATTAAGATACGATTACAATCAATACGAATACAAGAACAATCTTACTGCAGACAGTACGGACGCTTCTGGAGTATATTATCGTCCCGGAGACAGAAATGATCACTTCTCGCATCTAAGCCCGAAACTTTCACTCAACTATAAAATAAACAAAGACACAAACATATATGCGCGCTATGCGAACGGTTTTAGGATCCCGCAATCTACTTTGCTGTATTCGATGAAAGCCGGATACGAGAACGTAAAACTCGATCCGGAGACCTCTAACACATACGAGATCGGCATCAAATCGGAAATGGGTAAAAAAAGCTATACCGAACTGGCCGCTTACTATATGACTATAAACGATACCATTACGAAATATAGGGACATCCCTTCAGGTTATTACTATTATGATAACGGCGGAAGCACTACGCATAAAGGCGTAGAACTGACAACACAGATTCAGGCGACGGACGAGTGGGCCGCCCGCATCGCTTACTCTTACTCTATGCACAACTATGTGAACGATTCCAATTATGGCGACAATGAGATATCTCAGGCGCCGAACAATACGGGAAATGCCCGCTTGGTATACACTCCAAAAAACATCAAAGGTTTATCGGTAATGGGTGAATATATCTATGTCGGCTCATACTGGATGGATGATGCACATACCGTCGATAAATACAAAGGCTACGGTATTGGCAACTTAAAAGCCGATTATGTCTATTCAAAACATCTCAGCCTGTTTGCAAAGATCACAAACATAACGGATGAGAGATATGCCGTCAGCGCAAGCTATGCTTACGGCAAAAGCGATTATACGCCGGGTGATCCGCGTCAGTTCTATGCAGGACTTTCATATCTATGGTAA